In Gammaproteobacteria bacterium, a single window of DNA contains:
- the hutH gene encoding histidine ammonia-lyase: MTSLETLIPGQVSLRQLRRIYREAPPLRLADSAWAPIRASRETVDRIVASGRTVYGINTGFGRLAQTSIETARLAELQRNLVLSHSVGVGPALPDAVVRLMLATKIVSLSRGCSGVRPDVVEALLTLYRHDVLPIIPSQGSVGASGDLAPLAHLAAALLGVGEVRISGQQRPALEGLAVAGLAPIELASKEGLALLNGTQVSTAMALAALFESEDAFGAGLLAGALSLEAIQGSIKPFDPRIHAARGQSGQIEVARVLHGLIAGSTIVESHINCSRVQDPYCIRCQPQVMGAILDQLRQVAAILQIEANAASDNPLVFADTDEVISGGNFHAEPIAFAADILAFAATEIGSISERRTAMLCDPSLNGGLPAFLVTQGGLNSGFMIAQVTAAALVSECKMMAHPASVDTIPTSANQEDHVSMATHGARRSLTLAGNVAQVVGIEAMAACQGLELHRPLRSTEAVEAVFEDVRGRVAFVDQDRYLQPDLLAMRDWVRDGDKPDSVLALLPSQA; encoded by the coding sequence ATGACATCACTAGAAACCCTGATTCCCGGACAGGTCTCACTGAGGCAGCTGCGCCGCATCTACCGCGAGGCACCGCCGCTGCGTCTGGCCGACTCGGCCTGGGCGCCAATCCGCGCCTCGCGCGAAACCGTGGACCGCATCGTCGCCTCCGGCCGCACCGTCTACGGCATCAACACCGGTTTCGGCCGACTGGCGCAGACCTCGATCGAAACCGCGCGACTGGCCGAACTGCAACGCAATCTGGTGCTCTCGCACAGCGTCGGCGTGGGGCCGGCACTGCCGGACGCCGTGGTACGCCTGATGCTCGCCACCAAGATCGTGTCGCTGTCGCGCGGCTGCTCCGGTGTCCGGCCGGACGTCGTCGAGGCCCTGCTGACGCTGTATCGCCACGACGTGCTGCCGATCATCCCTTCGCAGGGTTCGGTCGGTGCCTCGGGCGATCTTGCGCCGCTGGCGCATCTCGCCGCGGCGCTACTGGGTGTGGGCGAAGTGCGAATCAGCGGCCAGCAGCGCCCAGCGTTGGAAGGCCTGGCGGTCGCTGGTCTGGCGCCGATCGAACTGGCCTCCAAGGAAGGTCTGGCCTTGCTCAACGGCACCCAGGTGTCCACCGCGATGGCGCTGGCAGCGCTGTTCGAAAGCGAGGATGCCTTCGGCGCCGGACTGCTGGCCGGCGCATTGTCGCTGGAAGCGATCCAGGGGTCGATCAAGCCTTTCGATCCGCGTATTCACGCCGCGCGCGGGCAGTCCGGACAGATCGAGGTGGCGCGGGTGCTGCACGGCCTGATCGCAGGCAGCACCATCGTCGAATCCCACATCAACTGCTCGCGTGTACAGGACCCCTACTGCATTCGCTGCCAGCCACAGGTGATGGGCGCGATTCTCGACCAGCTGCGCCAGGTCGCCGCGATCCTGCAGATCGAGGCCAATGCCGCGTCCGACAATCCACTGGTGTTCGCCGACACCGACGAGGTGATCTCCGGCGGCAACTTTCACGCCGAACCGATCGCGTTCGCAGCCGACATCCTGGCGTTCGCCGCCACCGAAATCGGTTCGATCTCGGAACGGCGCACGGCGATGCTGTGCGATCCCTCGCTCAACGGCGGCCTGCCGGCCTTCCTGGTGACCCAGGGCGGGCTCAATTCCGGTTTCATGATCGCGCAGGTCACGGCCGCCGCGCTGGTCTCGGAGTGCAAGATGATGGCGCACCCGGCGAGCGTGGACACGATCCCGACCTCCGCCAACCAGGAGGATCATGTGTCGATGGCCACGCACGGGGCGCGTCGCTCACTGACGCTGGCCGGCAACGTCGCCCAGGTCGTCGGCATCGAGGCGATGGCGGCCTGCCAGGGGCTGGAACTGCACCGGCCGCTGCGTTCGACCGAAGCGGTCGAAGCGGTGTTCGAGGATGTACGCGGCCGCGTCGCCTTCGTGGACCAGGACCGCTATCTGCAGCCCGACCTGCTGGCGATGCGCGACTGGGTACGCGACGGTGACAAACCGGACAGCGTGCTCGCGCTGCTGCCGAGCCAAGCGTGA
- a CDS encoding DNA-3-methyladenine glycosylase → MIEPAVISKAERYLKRVDPHMKRLITSHGPCALGARRRDPFHVIATSIISQQLSVRAADTIQARVEVRAGVRGKLTPRTLLALTPEDLRACGLSNAKARWLHALSEARASRRLSFPKLATLDDEAAIEVLDALPGIGRWTAEMVLIFAFDRLDIFSMGDVGLRRAINHIYHAGEKLGDAETLALSETWAPYRSVASWYLWRLVDGNLQAWV, encoded by the coding sequence ATGATCGAACCCGCCGTCATCAGCAAAGCGGAGCGCTACCTCAAGCGTGTCGATCCGCACATGAAGCGCCTGATCACGAGCCACGGCCCCTGCGCGCTCGGCGCTCGGCGGCGCGATCCGTTTCACGTGATCGCCACATCGATCATCTCGCAGCAGCTTTCTGTGCGCGCCGCCGACACCATCCAGGCGCGCGTGGAAGTCCGTGCCGGCGTGCGCGGCAAGCTCACGCCGCGAACACTGCTGGCGCTGACACCGGAGGACCTGCGCGCCTGCGGCCTGTCGAATGCCAAGGCGCGCTGGCTGCATGCCCTGTCCGAGGCGCGCGCCAGCCGCCGCCTGTCGTTCCCGAAACTGGCGACACTCGACGACGAAGCGGCGATCGAGGTGCTCGATGCCCTGCCCGGTATCGGACGCTGGACTGCGGAAATGGTGTTGATCTTCGCCTTCGATCGACTCGACATCTTCTCGATGGGCGATGTCGGCCTGCGCCGCGCGATCAACCACATCTATCACGCCGGTGAAAAGCTCGGCGACGCCGAAACCCTGGCGCTGAGCGAGACCTGGGCGCCGTATCGTTCGGTCGCCAGCTGGTATCTGTGGCGGCTGGTCGATGGCAATCTGCAGGCTTGGGTTTGA
- a CDS encoding biliverdin-producing heme oxygenase — translation MNRVVPALSDALRYATRGRHERLHEWMARADPFASRERYRRYLRVQHAFLDCAAAYGPALDAVLLEPLVWRCMALDRDLADLGASVAATSIPADPVEPAHALGWLYVSEGSTLGAALLLREATEHLGLSTDFGARHLAAPPAGRAESWRRFRQSIDAVVFDATQRHQAINGACVAFDTFASLLGQHFELEPNRLLSQSPP, via the coding sequence GTGAATCGCGTGGTCCCGGCCCTGAGCGACGCGCTGCGGTACGCGACGCGGGGCCGACATGAACGCCTGCACGAATGGATGGCGCGGGCCGACCCGTTCGCGAGCCGCGAGCGTTACCGCCGTTATCTGCGGGTGCAGCACGCCTTTCTGGACTGCGCCGCCGCGTACGGCCCGGCGCTCGATGCAGTACTGCTCGAGCCGCTGGTTTGGCGGTGCATGGCCCTCGACCGCGACCTTGCCGATCTGGGTGCCAGCGTAGCGGCCACCAGTATCCCGGCGGATCCGGTCGAGCCGGCGCATGCTCTTGGCTGGCTGTACGTGAGCGAGGGTTCGACCCTGGGCGCCGCCCTGTTGCTGCGTGAGGCGACCGAACACCTGGGCCTGAGCACCGATTTCGGCGCGCGCCATCTGGCGGCTCCGCCGGCCGGACGCGCCGAGAGCTGGCGCCGCTTCCGGCAGTCGATCGACGCCGTGGTTTTCGACGCGACGCAGCGACACCAGGCGATCAACGGGGCCTGCGTGGCTTTCGACACGTTTGCGAGTCTGCTTGGCCAGCATTTCGAGCTTGAGCCGAATCGGCTGCTGAGCCAAAGCCCGCCGTAA
- the uvrD gene encoding DNA helicase II: MRFDDDDITPLIEGLNDAQREAVTAPPEHRLVLAGAGSGKTRVLVHRVAWLISVENTSPHSVLAVTFTNKAAAEMRHRLERLLDMPVRALWVGTFHGIAHRMLRLHHKEARLHQNFQIMDSDDQLRFIKRVLRGLDLPEDRWPPKTVTGWINAQKEEARRPEDFDDRGDFSQRQLVRIYSAYHNACEQAGLVDFAELLLRAFELCRDDPAIRQHYRSRFRHILVDEFQDTNTLQYKWLRVLAGDSGKLFVVGDDDQSVYSWRGARVENIVKFTRDFPGNEVVRLEQNYRSSGTILKAANGLIARNSERMGKQLWTDAGEGESIQLYAAFNDLDECDFVVSRIREAHERGTPLQDMAILYRSNAQSRVLEEGLIRARLAYRIYGGLRFFERMEIRDALAYLRLIGNRDDDPAFERVVNTPTRGIGNTTMERLRAVAREQGVSLWNAAKTGASALGRSAGNVALFQDLVARLAREAEGQALGVVMDRVIEQSGLREHYKKEKGEQAEARLENLDELVTAARSFEDSAEDDLPPMTSFLTHAALEAGERQAGEGEDCVQLMTLHAAKGLEFPTVFMVGLEEGLFPHVRAVQEGNIEEERRLCYVGITRSRRQLYLSYAELRRLHGQEQVCMPSRFLREIPSECVLETRPRSGTSRPAFAPRSAGLGSRFAGEPPRNGLKLGAHVRHPRFGEGVITAFDGEGDRGRVEVSFRDVGSKWLILSLAKLEAV, translated from the coding sequence ATGCGATTTGACGACGACGACATCACCCCCCTCATCGAAGGCCTCAACGACGCCCAGCGCGAGGCCGTCACCGCACCGCCGGAACACCGATTGGTGCTGGCCGGTGCCGGCTCCGGCAAGACCCGCGTGCTGGTGCACCGCGTCGCCTGGTTGATCTCGGTCGAGAACACTTCGCCGCATTCGGTGTTGGCGGTCACCTTCACCAACAAGGCCGCCGCCGAGATGCGGCATCGTCTGGAACGGCTGCTGGACATGCCGGTACGCGCGCTGTGGGTCGGTACCTTCCACGGCATCGCGCACCGCATGCTGCGCCTGCATCACAAGGAAGCGCGCCTGCACCAGAACTTCCAGATCATGGATTCGGACGACCAGCTGCGTTTCATCAAACGCGTGCTGCGGGGGCTCGATCTTCCGGAGGACCGCTGGCCGCCGAAGACCGTCACCGGCTGGATCAACGCGCAGAAGGAAGAGGCGCGCCGCCCTGAGGACTTCGACGACCGCGGTGATTTCTCGCAACGCCAGCTGGTGCGCATCTATAGCGCCTACCACAATGCCTGCGAGCAGGCCGGGCTGGTCGATTTCGCCGAACTGCTGCTGCGCGCCTTCGAACTGTGCCGCGACGATCCCGCCATCCGCCAGCACTACCGCAGCCGCTTTCGCCACATTCTGGTCGACGAGTTCCAGGACACCAACACCCTGCAGTACAAATGGCTGCGCGTGCTTGCGGGCGATTCGGGGAAGTTGTTCGTGGTGGGTGATGACGATCAGTCCGTGTACAGCTGGCGAGGCGCGCGCGTCGAGAACATCGTCAAGTTCACGCGCGACTTTCCGGGCAACGAAGTGGTACGTCTGGAACAGAACTACCGATCCAGCGGCACCATCCTCAAGGCGGCCAATGGTCTGATCGCGCGCAATTCCGAGCGCATGGGCAAGCAGCTGTGGACCGACGCCGGGGAGGGCGAGTCGATCCAGCTGTACGCGGCGTTCAACGATCTCGACGAATGCGATTTCGTCGTCAGCCGAATCCGCGAAGCGCACGAGCGCGGCACGCCCTTGCAGGACATGGCGATTCTGTACCGCTCCAACGCCCAGTCGCGTGTACTCGAAGAGGGCCTGATCCGGGCGCGGCTGGCCTATCGTATCTACGGCGGCCTGCGCTTCTTCGAGCGCATGGAAATTCGCGACGCGCTGGCCTATCTGCGCCTGATCGGCAATCGCGATGACGATCCGGCCTTCGAGCGCGTGGTCAACACGCCCACGCGCGGCATCGGCAACACCACCATGGAACGCCTGCGCGCGGTCGCGCGCGAGCAGGGTGTGTCGTTGTGGAATGCCGCGAAAACCGGCGCCTCGGCGCTGGGTCGTTCGGCCGGCAACGTGGCCCTGTTTCAGGATCTGGTGGCGCGTCTCGCGCGTGAGGCCGAGGGGCAGGCGCTCGGCGTGGTGATGGACCGCGTGATCGAACAGAGCGGTTTGCGCGAGCATTACAAGAAGGAAAAGGGCGAGCAGGCCGAGGCGCGTCTGGAGAACCTCGACGAACTGGTCACCGCCGCGCGCAGTTTCGAGGACAGCGCCGAGGACGACCTGCCACCGATGACCTCGTTCCTGACGCACGCCGCGCTGGAAGCCGGCGAACGTCAGGCCGGCGAGGGCGAGGACTGCGTGCAACTGATGACGCTGCACGCCGCCAAGGGACTCGAATTTCCGACGGTGTTCATGGTCGGCCTGGAAGAGGGCCTGTTCCCGCATGTGCGCGCCGTGCAGGAAGGCAATATCGAGGAGGAACGCCGCCTGTGCTACGTCGGCATCACCCGTTCTCGCCGGCAGCTTTACCTGTCCTATGCGGAACTGCGGCGCCTGCACGGCCAGGAGCAGGTGTGCATGCCCTCGCGCTTTCTGCGAGAGATCCCCTCGGAATGCGTACTGGAAACGAGACCGCGCAGCGGTACCTCGCGCCCGGCTTTCGCGCCGCGTAGCGCCGGGCTCGGCAGCCGCTTCGCGGGAGAGCCGCCGCGCAACGGCTTGAAGCTGGGCGCACACGTGCGTCATCCGCGATTCGGCGAAGGCGTGATTACCGCCTTCGACGGCGAGGGCGATCGTGGCCGGGTCGAGGTCTCGTTCCGGGATGTCGGCAGCAAATGGCTGATTCTGAGCCTGGCCAAGCTGGAGGCGGTCTGA
- a CDS encoding PepSY domain-containing protein has translation MRRWRTQVVTVSVSRSSSATRKPNLTMTLRTWHKRAGLFAFIFMGWLGASGVLINQSADWGYDTVRIDWTWVMSLYSLKPSPPRSGFASDGHWIAATPESTVMDGKALPDHVANPVGFAVGGTPEAPLMFVAGGDKLLLYTPEGARVDELSGYVLPVEEIRRIGQVEGSDQVAIQDLDVYATVDGLDWTPLPEGDRVQWSVPAALDNGQRAAMEAFSRPTVSLEHVLVDAHSGRLFGRFGAYLINAVGIAAMLLSISGVWMMWRTRKRRR, from the coding sequence ATGCGGCGCTGGCGCACGCAGGTCGTGACGGTTTCGGTGTCGCGGTCCAGCAGTGCCACGCGCAAGCCCAACCTGACGATGACGCTGCGCACCTGGCACAAGCGTGCGGGCCTGTTTGCCTTCATTTTCATGGGGTGGCTCGGCGCCAGCGGCGTACTGATCAATCAGAGCGCGGACTGGGGTTACGACACGGTTCGGATCGACTGGACCTGGGTGATGTCGCTGTACAGCCTCAAGCCGTCGCCGCCCCGGTCCGGTTTCGCTAGCGATGGTCACTGGATCGCGGCAACGCCTGAAAGCACCGTCATGGACGGCAAAGCGTTGCCCGATCATGTTGCCAACCCGGTGGGCTTTGCCGTCGGCGGTACGCCGGAGGCGCCGCTGATGTTCGTGGCCGGCGGTGACAAACTGTTGCTGTACACGCCCGAGGGTGCGCGCGTCGACGAGCTCAGCGGTTACGTGCTGCCGGTTGAAGAAATCCGCCGCATCGGACAGGTCGAGGGTAGCGATCAGGTCGCGATCCAGGATCTGGACGTCTATGCGACCGTGGACGGCCTGGACTGGACACCGCTGCCGGAAGGGGACCGCGTGCAATGGTCGGTGCCGGCGGCGCTGGACAATGGTCAGCGCGCGGCGATGGAAGCATTTTCTCGGCCCACCGTGTCACTGGAACACGTGCTGGTGGATGCCCATAGCGGCCGCCTGTTCGGGCGCTTTGGTGCCTATCTGATCAACGCCGTCGGCATCGCAGCGATGCTGCTGTCGATCAGTGGTGTTTGGATGATGTGGCGCACCCGCAAGCGGCGGCGCTGA
- a CDS encoding GNAT family N-acetyltransferase: MPRTKTLTIRRAEPTDIGAIHKLIEKAYRGEDGYSLDQLRGQVNHFPEGHLVAEFDGNIVGYCATLIISAERALGRHTWHQITGGGYGSTHDPDGDYLYGYEVCTDPDLRGRRLGERLYQARRKLCVDFGLDGIVFGGRIPGYGRRQRQFESPDAYCEAVHKQTVRDPVMTFQLRQGFEYLGVLHDYIPSDRDSRGHATHMLWRNPAAHRDHTRAFSAPDRGPSTVRIAAVQYFQRQIPSFDEFARVVRYFVDTVADYKCDFVVFPEYFAFQLLSIENEAMKPREAILKLADYNERLEALFQDLAIRYNVNIIAGSHPQLEADGRLLNVAHVFLRDGSVHEQPKIHPTPAERYWWQIEGGDYVRAIETDCGPIGVLVCYDSEFPELTRHLVNQGVNILFVPFSTEERSGYLRVRYCAQARAVENQIYVAAAGNVGNLPRVHNMDIHYAQSCILTPCDFPFARDGVAADTTPNVEMIAFADVDLSALATARVHGTVRNLKDRRHDLYSVVWRGPSAP, encoded by the coding sequence ATGCCAAGAACCAAGACGCTGACGATCCGCCGTGCGGAACCGACCGATATCGGTGCGATCCACAAGCTCATCGAAAAAGCCTACCGCGGGGAAGACGGCTATTCCCTGGATCAGTTGCGCGGACAGGTCAATCATTTCCCTGAAGGCCATCTGGTGGCGGAATTCGACGGCAACATCGTCGGCTACTGCGCCACCTTGATCATTTCGGCGGAGCGCGCGCTGGGACGTCATACCTGGCATCAGATCACCGGAGGTGGCTACGGCAGCACGCACGATCCGGACGGCGACTACCTCTACGGCTACGAGGTCTGCACCGACCCGGACCTGCGCGGGCGCCGGCTCGGCGAGCGGCTCTACCAGGCGCGGCGCAAGCTGTGCGTGGATTTCGGGCTGGACGGCATCGTCTTCGGCGGCCGGATTCCCGGCTACGGGCGACGCCAGCGCCAGTTCGAATCGCCGGATGCCTACTGCGAAGCCGTACACAAGCAGACCGTGCGCGATCCAGTGATGACCTTCCAGTTGCGCCAGGGTTTCGAATACCTTGGCGTGCTGCACGACTACATTCCCTCGGATCGTGACTCGCGCGGGCACGCCACCCACATGCTGTGGCGCAATCCGGCCGCGCATCGCGACCACACACGAGCCTTCAGCGCGCCCGATCGCGGGCCGTCGACGGTGCGCATCGCCGCCGTGCAGTATTTCCAGCGACAGATTCCGTCCTTCGACGAATTCGCGCGCGTGGTGCGTTACTTCGTCGATACCGTCGCCGACTACAAGTGCGATTTCGTCGTGTTTCCCGAGTACTTCGCATTCCAGCTGCTGTCGATCGAGAACGAAGCGATGAAGCCGCGCGAGGCCATCCTCAAGCTGGCTGATTACAACGAGCGCCTGGAGGCGCTGTTTCAGGATCTGGCGATCCGCTACAACGTCAACATCATCGCCGGCTCGCATCCGCAGCTCGAAGCGGACGGGCGGCTGCTCAACGTCGCGCATGTGTTTCTGCGGGACGGCTCTGTGCACGAACAGCCCAAGATTCACCCGACACCGGCCGAGCGCTACTGGTGGCAGATCGAGGGCGGCGACTATGTGCGCGCCATCGAAACCGACTGCGGACCGATCGGCGTGCTGGTCTGCTATGACTCGGAGTTCCCGGAACTGACGAGGCATCTCGTCAACCAGGGCGTCAACATCCTGTTCGTACCGTTCTCCACCGAGGAACGCTCAGGCTATCTGCGTGTGCGCTACTGCGCCCAGGCGCGCGCTGTCGAAAACCAGATCTACGTGGCCGCCGCCGGCAACGTCGGTAACCTGCCGCGCGTGCACAACATGGACATCCACTACGCGCAGAGCTGCATTCTGACGCCCTGCGATTTTCCATTCGCGCGCGATGGCGTGGCGGCCGACACCACGCCCAACGTGGAAATGATCGCCTTTGCCGACGTCGACCTGTCGGCCCTGGCCACGGCGCGGGTCCATGGCACCGTGCGCAACCTCAAGGATCGTCGTCACGACCTGTACTCGGTGGTGTGGCGCGGTCCCTCGGCGCCGTGA
- a CDS encoding endonuclease/exonuclease/phosphatase family protein has product MPAKRLQLLFVLTLLCVFWWTPAPADSTVRVMAANISSGNYQSYDPGEGTRIFQGIDPDVVLIQEFNYGDNSASTVAAWVSSTFGSGFDHFRESGAQIPNGVISRWPIIDSGEWTDPEVSNRDFAWARIDIPGDTDLWAVSVHLLTSGSGVRNTEAAELVDYIEAQVPAGDYLVIGGDFNTASRSEAALSTLAAVVDTGGPYPADQEGTGGTNASRAKPYDWVLADSDFDILEVPLEIGASTYTNGLVFDSRVYTPLSEVSPVQSGDSAASNMQHMAVVRDFRVPANGGGDDGGGDPEPGDPQTLLDVSGSLAEGRWRNYTVQVESGIGELQIEMTGSGDGDLYVRHGDSYPTQSQWDFRPYEYGSDESVTINASSSPALQTGQYWISVYGYEAASFSIVVTAE; this is encoded by the coding sequence ATGCCCGCGAAACGTTTGCAACTGCTGTTCGTGCTGACCCTGCTCTGTGTGTTCTGGTGGACGCCGGCGCCGGCCGACAGCACGGTTCGGGTCATGGCCGCCAACATCAGTTCCGGCAACTACCAGAGCTACGACCCCGGCGAGGGCACGCGCATCTTCCAGGGCATCGACCCGGACGTGGTGCTGATCCAGGAGTTCAACTACGGCGACAACAGTGCGTCGACCGTGGCCGCCTGGGTCAGCTCGACCTTCGGCAGCGGCTTCGATCACTTCCGTGAGAGCGGCGCGCAGATTCCCAACGGCGTGATCAGTCGCTGGCCAATCATCGATTCCGGCGAATGGACCGACCCCGAAGTCTCGAATCGTGATTTCGCCTGGGCGCGTATCGACATTCCCGGCGATACCGATCTGTGGGCCGTGAGCGTGCATCTGCTGACCAGCGGCAGCGGCGTGCGCAATACCGAAGCGGCGGAACTCGTCGACTACATCGAGGCGCAGGTTCCCGCAGGCGACTATCTGGTGATCGGCGGTGATTTCAACACCGCTTCGCGCAGCGAAGCGGCGCTGTCGACCCTGGCCGCCGTCGTCGACACCGGCGGCCCGTATCCTGCGGACCAGGAAGGCACCGGCGGTACCAATGCCAGCCGCGCCAAGCCCTACGACTGGGTGCTTGCCGACAGCGATTTCGACATACTGGAAGTGCCGCTGGAGATCGGCGCCAGCACCTACACCAACGGCCTGGTGTTCGACAGCCGCGTGTACACCCCCTTGTCCGAGGTCTCGCCGGTACAGTCCGGCGACAGCGCCGCCAGCAACATGCAGCACATGGCGGTGGTGCGTGATTTCCGCGTGCCGGCCAATGGCGGCGGTGACGACGGTGGTGGAGACCCCGAACCCGGCGACCCGCAAACCCTGCTCGATGTCAGCGGTAGCCTTGCCGAAGGCCGTTGGCGCAACTACACCGTGCAGGTGGAATCCGGTATCGGCGAACTGCAGATCGAGATGACGGGCAGCGGCGACGGCGATCTCTACGTGCGCCATGGCGACAGCTATCCCACGCAGAGCCAGTGGGATTTCCGGCCCTATGAATACGGCAGCGACGAGTCGGTGACGATCAATGCGAGCAGCTCGCCAGCCTTGCAGACCGGACAGTACTGGATCTCGGTCTACGGCTACGAAGCCGCCAGTTTCAGCATCGTGGTCACGGCCGAATAG
- a CDS encoding zinc-dependent peptidase translates to MAWMLLAVAFAAGLIAWPFLHNAREQRRLRALQARPIEPARWAMLRAALPVLDRLSPELRARYELRLKEFLAYKRYYGCDGLEVSEDMRWLIAAQACLLVLRPESGTFPSLRSVLVYPSVFEVPPMPAPVEFGEFELVDDEADERIGESHDSGRVILSWADVEAALDGDPVNVVVHEFAHQLDASDVGAPQLSDYTRWSAVMQAEYDRLHEQASPVLDDYGLEGPGEFFAVASEAYFQQGAALKRCHASLYELLRGFYRIDTA, encoded by the coding sequence ATGGCCTGGATGCTGCTCGCGGTGGCGTTTGCCGCCGGGCTGATCGCCTGGCCGTTTCTGCACAACGCGCGTGAACAGCGCCGCCTGCGGGCCTTGCAGGCGCGGCCGATCGAACCGGCCCGCTGGGCGATGCTGCGCGCGGCGCTGCCGGTACTCGACCGCCTGAGCCCGGAGCTGCGCGCGCGCTACGAGCTGCGCCTCAAGGAATTCCTGGCCTACAAGCGGTACTACGGCTGCGACGGGCTGGAGGTCAGCGAAGACATGCGCTGGCTGATCGCCGCGCAGGCCTGTCTGCTGGTGCTGCGGCCGGAGTCCGGAACCTTCCCCTCACTGCGTTCGGTGCTGGTGTATCCGTCGGTTTTCGAGGTGCCGCCGATGCCGGCCCCGGTGGAGTTCGGCGAGTTCGAATTGGTGGACGACGAAGCCGACGAACGTATCGGAGAGTCCCACGACAGCGGTCGGGTGATTCTGTCCTGGGCCGATGTGGAAGCGGCGCTGGACGGTGATCCGGTCAATGTCGTCGTTCACGAATTTGCGCATCAGCTCGATGCGAGTGATGTCGGCGCGCCGCAGCTGAGCGACTACACGCGTTGGAGTGCCGTCATGCAGGCCGAGTACGACCGCCTGCACGAGCAGGCTTCACCGGTGCTCGACGACTACGGGCTCGAAGGGCCGGGCGAATTCTTCGCGGTCGCGAGCGAGGCTTACTTCCAGCAGGGTGCCGCCCTGAAGCGCTGTCACGCCTCCCTGTACGAATTGCTGCGCGGCTTCTACCGGATCGACACGGCGTAG
- a CDS encoding aldo/keto reductase, translating to MQMREIGRSGIQVAPLAFGGNVFGWTLDEKASFAMLDAFVDAGFNLVDSADMYSSWVPGHVGGESETVLGNWIARSGKRDRIVLATKCGKSMGEGRSGLSARYIEQAVEASLKRLQTDYIDLYQAHAPDPATPIEETMEAFDRLVRAGKVRALGASNYSADELSQALGASRKHHLMRFESLQPLYNLYDRADYEGGLAELCAQEGLAVLPFFALASGFLTGKYRKPEDLEGQARAGMVASKMTDRGVAILQALDQVSERLGLSPATVAIAWLLQRPTVTAPIASATKPEHFEALVKATQVELDAEAISLLDLASA from the coding sequence ATGCAGATGCGCGAGATCGGCCGCTCCGGCATTCAGGTTGCACCGCTGGCTTTCGGTGGCAATGTGTTCGGCTGGACGCTGGATGAAAAGGCTTCCTTCGCGATGCTCGACGCCTTCGTCGACGCCGGCTTCAACCTCGTCGACAGCGCGGATATGTATTCGAGCTGGGTTCCCGGCCACGTTGGCGGCGAATCGGAAACGGTGCTCGGCAATTGGATCGCGCGAAGCGGCAAGCGTGATCGCATCGTGCTCGCCACCAAGTGCGGAAAAAGCATGGGCGAAGGCCGCTCGGGCCTGAGCGCCAGGTACATCGAGCAGGCCGTCGAAGCCTCGCTGAAGCGTTTGCAGACCGACTACATCGATCTCTATCAGGCACATGCGCCGGACCCGGCAACGCCGATCGAGGAAACCATGGAGGCGTTCGACCGCCTGGTGCGCGCCGGCAAGGTGCGCGCGCTCGGCGCCTCGAACTATTCGGCGGACGAACTCTCGCAGGCCCTGGGCGCCAGCCGCAAGCACCACCTGATGCGCTTCGAGTCGCTGCAGCCGCTGTACAACCTCTATGACCGCGCGGACTACGAGGGCGGCCTGGCCGAACTGTGCGCGCAGGAAGGCCTGGCCGTGCTGCCGTTCTTTGCGCTGGCCTCCGGTTTTCTCACCGGCAAGTATCGCAAGCCCGAGGATCTCGAGGGACAGGCCCGCGCCGGCATGGTGGCCTCGAAGATGACCGATCGCGGCGTCGCCATCCTGCAGGCACTGGACCAAGTCTCAGAACGGCTCGGCCTGAGCCCGGCGACCGTCGCAATCGCCTGGCTGCTGCAACGACCGACGGTCACGGCGCCGATCGCCAGCGCCACCAAGCCGGAGCACTTCGAAGCGCTGGTCAAGGCAACGCAGGTGGAACTCGATGCCGAGGCGATCAGCCTGCTGGATTTGGCGAGTGCCTGA